The following proteins come from a genomic window of Edaphobacter sp. 4G125:
- a CDS encoding DUF3536 domain-containing protein — MATSEQSSKAPEAQEAERYVCIHGHFYQPPRENPWLETVEVQDSAAPYHDWNDRITAECYAPNGASRITDQENKIIRIMNNYARISFNFGPTLLSWLNDFAPRTYRMILDADATSAQRHEGHGSAIAQVYNHIIMPLANERDARTQIRWGIYDFVHRFGRKPEGMWLAETAVSHSVLDLMAQEGIQFTILAPHQCTHVRPLDNSEDPPWTETPDGSVDTRHPYQVQLNEGLSITVFFYNGPNSRAIAFEGLLNSGVDFANRLLTGFEHGDNGDENGIALLSHVATDGESYGHHHRHGEMALSYAMHWLEDQQHIPLTNYAAFLAKHPPQWEAEVVEDTSWSCAHGVERWRSDCGCNSGGHPGWNQQWRAPLREALDQLRDATIPLAEQLSKKFFKDLWAARDAYIRIILNRSRSNVDAFFAEFSTRVLTQAERTTALELMELERHAQLMYTSCGWFFDEISGIETTQVIAYAARVLQLAACLFGKPGEALESRFLETLSKASSNLSEIGNGAEVYRHYVTSMKIGLEQVGAHYAISSIFRSYPEQGEIFCYNVRRQSHQVFTSGRGRVALGSAWIDSRITEETEEICFAVLHLGDQNLSAAVKRYDSSNPEQVADFEAFSRNIGQAMRRANLPEVIRLIDQLFGGMNYSLLSLFADEQHRILRAILTQTVSEMEDSLRKIYEDHTSLLDFLTDSGMAPPSALEVVANYAISSTLRRVIEADQFDSEQILALVARAKAGQITLNIAELGYVSGQRMKRAMVQLEAAVAGEEISSRVLSDTLLVAETLRQLPFEVNFWQAQNIWNDLLRRSDKSYWTEEWREDFFRLGETMNIRVDQLVTEEGVVVF, encoded by the coding sequence ATGGCGACCTCGGAACAATCTTCAAAGGCTCCCGAAGCCCAGGAAGCAGAACGATACGTCTGCATTCACGGCCATTTCTACCAGCCACCACGCGAAAACCCCTGGCTGGAGACAGTCGAGGTGCAGGACTCCGCCGCGCCCTATCACGACTGGAACGACCGCATCACAGCAGAGTGCTACGCCCCCAACGGGGCCTCGCGGATCACCGATCAGGAAAACAAGATCATCCGCATCATGAACAACTATGCGCGGATCAGCTTCAACTTCGGACCCACGTTGCTGAGCTGGCTCAATGACTTTGCACCGCGCACCTATCGCATGATCCTCGACGCGGACGCCACCAGCGCGCAGCGTCACGAGGGGCACGGCTCTGCGATCGCGCAGGTCTACAACCACATCATCATGCCCCTGGCCAATGAGCGGGATGCACGAACGCAAATTCGCTGGGGCATCTACGATTTCGTGCATCGCTTCGGCCGCAAACCCGAAGGCATGTGGCTGGCGGAAACTGCCGTGAGCCACTCAGTCCTGGATCTCATGGCGCAGGAAGGCATCCAGTTCACCATCCTGGCGCCACATCAATGCACGCACGTTCGGCCTTTAGACAATTCTGAAGATCCTCCCTGGACGGAAACCCCTGACGGCTCCGTCGACACACGACATCCTTACCAGGTCCAGCTCAACGAAGGCCTCTCGATCACAGTCTTCTTCTATAACGGACCGAACTCCCGCGCCATTGCCTTTGAAGGACTCCTGAACAGCGGCGTGGACTTCGCGAATCGTCTCCTCACCGGATTCGAGCATGGAGACAACGGAGACGAAAACGGTATCGCGTTGCTCTCGCACGTCGCCACCGATGGGGAGAGCTATGGTCACCATCATCGACACGGGGAGATGGCGCTCTCGTATGCCATGCACTGGCTCGAAGACCAGCAACATATCCCGCTGACAAACTATGCCGCATTCCTCGCGAAGCATCCTCCGCAATGGGAAGCTGAGGTCGTAGAGGACACATCATGGAGCTGCGCCCATGGAGTCGAGCGCTGGCGCTCCGACTGTGGCTGCAACAGCGGGGGCCATCCGGGCTGGAACCAGCAATGGCGTGCTCCTCTCCGTGAAGCGCTCGATCAACTTCGCGATGCTACGATTCCGCTCGCTGAGCAGCTCTCCAAAAAGTTCTTCAAGGACCTCTGGGCCGCCCGCGACGCCTACATCCGCATCATTCTCAACCGCTCGCGATCAAACGTGGATGCATTCTTCGCAGAGTTTTCCACCCGTGTGCTCACTCAGGCAGAACGCACCACCGCACTAGAGTTAATGGAACTGGAGCGGCATGCACAACTGATGTACACCAGCTGCGGCTGGTTCTTCGATGAAATCTCTGGCATTGAGACTACGCAGGTCATCGCCTATGCTGCCCGTGTACTCCAACTCGCTGCATGCCTCTTCGGCAAACCTGGTGAAGCTCTGGAATCCCGTTTTCTCGAGACGCTCTCGAAGGCCTCGAGCAACTTATCCGAGATCGGTAACGGAGCCGAGGTCTATCGGCACTACGTAACAAGCATGAAGATCGGCCTGGAACAGGTGGGCGCACACTACGCCATCAGCTCGATCTTTCGTTCTTACCCGGAGCAGGGAGAAATTTTTTGCTACAACGTACGGCGTCAGAGCCATCAGGTTTTCACCTCAGGCCGTGGCCGTGTTGCTCTTGGAAGCGCATGGATCGACTCCCGTATCACGGAAGAAACCGAGGAGATCTGTTTTGCAGTGCTTCATCTTGGAGATCAAAATCTCTCCGCCGCGGTTAAGCGTTACGATTCGTCCAATCCGGAACAGGTAGCCGACTTCGAGGCCTTCTCGCGCAACATAGGCCAGGCCATGCGCCGGGCGAACCTCCCCGAGGTCATCCGGCTGATCGACCAGCTTTTTGGCGGGATGAACTATTCGCTGCTCTCGCTGTTTGCCGACGAACAGCACCGTATCCTTCGGGCGATCCTCACCCAGACTGTTTCGGAGATGGAAGACTCTCTGCGAAAGATCTACGAGGACCACACCTCTCTGCTCGACTTCCTGACCGATAGCGGAATGGCCCCTCCGTCTGCTCTCGAAGTTGTCGCCAACTACGCCATCAGCTCCACGCTGCGCCGTGTAATCGAGGCAGACCAGTTTGACTCCGAACAAATACTTGCTCTGGTGGCGCGCGCTAAAGCTGGACAAATTACCCTCAACATCGCGGAGCTCGGATACGTTTCCGGTCAGCGCATGAAACGCGCAATGGTACAACTTGAAGCGGCTGTAGCCGGCGAGGAGATCTCTTCCCGGGTCCTCTCCGATACTCTCTTGGTGGCGGAGACCTTACGCCAGCTGCCCTTCGAAGTGAACTTCTGGCAGGCCCAGAACATCTGGAATGATCTTCTGCGGCGTAGCGATAAGAGCTACTGGACCGAGGAGTGGCGAGAAGACTTCTTCCGGCTGGGTGAAACGATGAATATCCGGGTCGATCAACTCGTCACCGAAGAAGGCGTCGTTGTCTTCTAA
- a CDS encoding DNA-3-methyladenine glycosylase family protein, with protein MPRSSATSRVPRYDSAAAIAQLSAADPKLGKLIQRAGPFILRVASTQSPFEALTEAIVYQQLHGKAAATIHKRMLESFHDVCGIGVHPSAQHLLDCPNDQLRAAGLSKNKMLALRDLAAKTIDGTVPTLATIRKMSDEDIIEHLTQVRGIGRWTVEMLLIFRLGRPDIFPVSDYGVRKGFALTFQGLKPTKKVEPSDLPNAETMHKRGKKWAPWRSIASWYMWRACDLANGTLVPRPGETNP; from the coding sequence ATGCCTCGTTCCAGTGCCACCTCGCGCGTTCCGCGTTACGACTCTGCCGCCGCCATCGCCCAGCTCTCCGCCGCCGACCCCAAACTCGGCAAACTGATCCAGCGCGCCGGACCCTTTATCCTGCGCGTTGCCAGTACGCAGTCGCCCTTTGAAGCGCTCACAGAGGCCATCGTCTACCAGCAGCTCCACGGCAAGGCAGCCGCAACCATTCACAAACGCATGCTCGAGAGCTTTCACGATGTCTGCGGCATCGGGGTCCATCCCTCGGCCCAGCATCTGCTCGATTGCCCCAACGATCAACTCCGCGCTGCCGGTCTCTCCAAGAACAAGATGCTCGCCCTGCGCGACCTTGCCGCCAAGACCATCGACGGTACCGTACCTACACTGGCAACCATCCGCAAAATGTCTGACGAGGACATCATCGAACACCTCACACAGGTCCGTGGAATTGGACGCTGGACCGTCGAGATGCTCCTGATCTTCCGGCTGGGACGGCCGGATATCTTTCCTGTCTCCGATTACGGGGTGCGCAAAGGATTCGCCCTGACCTTCCAGGGACTCAAGCCGACGAAGAAAGTCGAGCCCTCCGATCTTCCCAATGCGGAAACCATGCACAAGCGTGGAAAGAAATGGGCTCCGTGGCGTTCGATTGCAAGCTGGTATATGTGGCGTGCCTGCGATCTCGCCAATGGAACCCTGGTGCCAAGACCAGGCGAGACAAATCCATAA
- a CDS encoding cytochrome c3 family protein: MAQVFDRSSNALARMSLVLTGLIVIALGVALNELQRSPWVTRQGQRPDQPIPFSHKHHVEGLGLQCQYCHTQVEKAAYAGIPPTKTCINCHAQIWTNADYLEPVRESWATGASIQWIRVHDLPDYVYFNHDIHVNKGIGCASCHGRVDEMPLMYQENTLQMEWCLNCHRNPAVNLRPTSEIYNMAWQGPSSSKPVWCASTGAEGPTSGSVACTTADPSGKGPELALMQTASSQTASDAPAGITMPASYQKFTSQIELGKYLMAQYHIRTANELSSCETCHR; encoded by the coding sequence ATGGCGCAAGTTTTTGACCGCAGTTCGAACGCGCTGGCTCGCATGAGCCTGGTTTTGACAGGCCTGATTGTCATCGCGCTCGGCGTTGCTCTCAACGAGTTGCAGCGATCTCCCTGGGTTACGCGACAGGGCCAACGGCCGGACCAGCCGATTCCCTTCAGCCACAAGCATCACGTGGAGGGCCTCGGGCTGCAGTGTCAGTACTGCCACACGCAGGTTGAGAAAGCTGCATATGCAGGCATCCCCCCGACCAAGACCTGTATCAATTGTCACGCGCAGATCTGGACCAACGCCGACTATCTTGAGCCGGTACGTGAGAGCTGGGCTACGGGAGCTTCCATTCAATGGATCCGCGTGCACGACCTTCCGGACTACGTTTACTTCAATCACGATATCCACGTGAATAAAGGCATCGGTTGCGCCAGTTGTCATGGTCGTGTCGATGAGATGCCGCTGATGTATCAGGAGAATACGCTGCAGATGGAGTGGTGCTTGAACTGCCACCGTAATCCAGCCGTGAACCTCCGTCCGACCTCCGAAATCTACAACATGGCATGGCAGGGGCCGTCGAGCTCGAAGCCGGTCTGGTGCGCTTCGACCGGAGCAGAGGGTCCGACCTCTGGATCGGTTGCCTGCACCACGGCGGATCCTTCGGGTAAGGGGCCAGAGCTTGCTCTGATGCAGACGGCTTCGTCGCAGACTGCAAGCGATGCTCCTGCGGGGATCACGATGCCGGCCAGCTACCAGAAGTTCACCAGCCAGATTGAATTAGGCAAATACCTGATGGCGCAGTATCACATTCGGACGGCGAACGAGCTCTCCAGTTGCGAGACGTGCCACCGATGA